A section of the Humulus lupulus chromosome 2, drHumLupu1.1, whole genome shotgun sequence genome encodes:
- the LOC133814426 gene encoding uncharacterized protein LOC133814426 translates to MTKDKGTKSQHVSLPVLQGDLDKNIDKGKKIGEISEKGSSNGTMGSCIKIIDGDIEEEAWDPNATFTKEDIRMVPIWIQVQNLDFKYRGQRSLLKIVGHIGKPIKEDQATRNRDLLQYARILVEVSISQVLPQQIVFENEKGDMVYLGIHYEWKPIVCTHCNGIGHHSKGCKRKQNSGKMWVPKKTNLQGEVVGDVMPAPKVQKPRIDEDGFQEVKTTAKRSPVVPIDMDNMFCVLDENVEELRIGQVLSKVKAKNLGSLYIQHFAGWCFTTNLAYHPGGRIVLPWNPIMFDLDIERCSSQMIHYLVTPKHGAGFEVTFVYAFNESGGREFLWQDLKDLSVTMDGPWVMLGDFNAVLFPEERIHLHGRPNDCRVMEDCMD, encoded by the exons ATGACGAAGGATAAAGGTACGAAATCACAACATGTTTCTTTGCCTGTTTTACAAGGGGATTTAGATAAGAACATTGATAAAGGGAAGAAGATTGGGGAAATTTCGGAGAAGGGTTCCTCTAATGGGACCATGGGTTCTTGTATCAAAATTATTGATGGGGATATTGAGGAAGAAG CTTGGGATCCAAATGCCACTTTCACTAAAGAAGATATTCGGATGGTTCCAATTTGGATTCAAGTGCAGAATTTGGATTTCAAGTATCGGGGTCAGCGGTCTCTGCTCAAGATTGTTGGGCATATTGGGAAACCAATAAAGGAAGATCAAGCGACTAGGAACAGAGATCTTTTGCAGTATGCTCGTATATTGGTTGAAGTCTCCATTTCTCAAGTACTACCACAGCAGATAGTTTTTGAGAATGAGAAAGGTGATATGGTCTATTTGGGTATTCACTATGAGTGGAAACCTATTGTGTGTACTCATTGTAATGGTATAGGCCATCACTCTAAAGGTTGCAAGAGGAAACAAAATTCGGGGAAGATGTGGGTTCCTAAAAAAACTAATTTGCAAGGAGAGGTTGTGGGAGATGTTATGCCTGCTCCTAAGGTGCAAAAGCCAAGAATTGATGAGGATGGGTTTCAAGAGGTGAAGACTACAGCTAAAAGATCCCCCGTGGTGCCAATTGATATGGATAATATGTTTTGTGTTTTGGATGAAAATGTAGAGGAATTGCGCATTGGCCAAGTTCTTT CTAAAGTGAAAGCTAAAAACCTTGGAAGCTTGTATATTCAACATTTTGCAGGCTGGTGTTTCACCACTAATTTAGCTTACCATCCAGGTGGTCGGATAGTGCTTCCTTGGAATCCAATCATGTTTGACTTGGACATTGAGAGGTGTTCTAGTCAGATGATTCATTATTTGGTCACTCCAAAGCATGGTGCTGGTTTTGAAGTTACTTTTGTCTATGCTTTCAATGAGAGTGGGGGTAGAGAATTCTTATGGCAGGATCTGAAGGATTTGTCTGTTACTATGGATGGTCCATGGGTCATGTTAGGAGATTTTAATGCGGTGCTATTTCCTGAAGAAAGAATCCATTTACATGGTAGGCCTAATGATTGTAGAGTAATGGAGGATTGCATGGACTAG